The Elgaria multicarinata webbii isolate HBS135686 ecotype San Diego chromosome 1, rElgMul1.1.pri, whole genome shotgun sequence genome includes the window TTATGAAATCATTACACAAGAGCATCAACTGATTAACCTATGATCTAACCTTAAATTATCACACAAACTCAGGAGTGGAAGATgcagaaggaaaagagaaaatgccCTGAAATTGCATTAAAAGAGCATTTTGTAAGCCAATTAACAATGCCAGAGAATAAAGTCAATGGCAACAAACTGGTTTGGAAGCATAATTTTGTAGGGGACAAAGTTAATGAAGAATAACATAAAAAAACAAGTCAATGCCTATCATGGCCCTAGTTTTTCACTAGATGTTACACTCTGGATTCTTAGTATCAGAGTCTCATGTGATCTCATGTGATCATCATGTTAAAAACAAGACTGAAGCTTGACAGGAGGGGCAGGGTTGATATCATATCTAGTTTTTAGACAGTGAACTCTGCCATCTTCTATTAAGCGCTAATTAGCCATTACAAAGTTATCCTCCACATTCAAGATTATGCCCAGTAAGGTAGCTCAGGGCTTTCTAGACCAGATACATATTTTTCGCCCTAGAGTGGCCGGACATTAAGTAAAACACTGGCTATGCATAACATCCTTGCGTTTTGATACAGATGCAAGTTTGGAAGAGATTAACGTGGATTCATGCAAGTGAATTCAGGGTGTAGTAAGctaaaaactaacagtataataataatagacgACTCAGTGTTAATATTGTGCTATGCTAGTACTTCAAACGTTAAATACTGGCCTTCTACCTGGGCCAAGAGGACACCTTTGGGACAGAGGAGGAACGAAAGACCTACTTGGCTTTCAAACAAGTTTGATCCCAACATGTTTAACATGAtttcaaagtgcttcctttttaCTCCTCAAACTTCCTTTCAGGTCTAGTGAGGGGCAATAATCAGATTCCTGCAGAGAAAGCCCAGCAGCCTGTGAGGGGAAAGGCCATATAGAAGCACCCCTAAAAGGGATGTAGAATTAAAGGaagtcaggcctcatctagacatgcTGCAGAATGAGATCAAAGAATGCTGAGATGGCAGAGTTGACTATACCATATGGGGCTGAAGGCAGggggaaatacatatttttaagcCCTCTTACGTTATAAACTCCCTAAAAATTGAAAACCGGCAGAATACGCAAAGGGCTTCACTAGAAAACTCTGCCCCTGATGTGGTAGCTTTCTATTTGCAATAACCCgttctgcacccccaccccacactggGTAGGAGTCAAACTGGTATCTCCCATttgcaatctgaaatggtacagtccactcCACCACCACAGCCTTCTGCAAGTGTAGATCTAACGTCAGCGACTTACAAGTATTTGTAAGAGAAAAGATATAAAAGGGCAGGAGGGAAGGTATAAGTGCTCTGAgctccccccaaaataaaaataaaacgagCAGCCGCCGTCCCAAAAGTCTGGAGTGCCCCTGGGTGATGCCTTTATTAATAGAtctaacattttctaaaatgacaCTGAACAAGCAATGGCAACAGAACTAGATAGTAAATGTTACTGGGATATCTAAGAAAATCTCATAACGCCCACTGCATTCAcattcacacacgcacacacacaaatttccaTTCATGATTTCCCCTCCTCAGCACAGAGAGGGAACCCCTTTGAGAGTGTTCACTCTAAATTTATCACTGATGGGGGAGGAAGGGCAGAGAGAGCCCAACTGAAAGGAACATTATCTAAAAGAGGGGAAAAAGTGCAAAACATTTCATCGGAGAGATATAAGGAAACAGAAGTGCTTTGTTCTTTGACAGCCATTTAGCAATCACGTGGGCACTGCACAATGGTAAGGGCAGTTCAGTCTGTACCATACCCATTTTACAAAGAAAGAACAGAGGCAGAGAAAAGATCAAACCTGTTCGAGGCAACTACACGAATGAATCCAGCAACAAATTCAAGATTCTCAACTCTATGTACAGAGCTCTGTCGGCCGAACCACGGTCAACTGAGGTCTGTTTTCTTTATCACACACCAGCAAACCCAACTTTGCCACCAAGCGTATTACATCCAACAGGAAGCTACAGCCAAGTCCAGTTCCCTGATGAGAGAATCTGTATGAGATGTGTTAAATGCATTCACactagagattttttttaaaactgtacgTTAAAAGTAATCTTTAGGTGTAAACCTAGAACACATACTTTCTAGAGTGGCCCTTACGttagtgggttgttgttttttgaaaagaGCTGCTTGTGAAAATTATCAAAACGATATAtattcaaacaacagaaatataAAACTTGCTCttgactatttatttacttagactTCATTCAAGCTAGACAATGAGAACATACATGAGTTTCAGGTTTTCATGTTCATGCACAATTTAAAAATTGGCAATATTTGATTATAAATAGTGCAGGGGAATGATTAAATTCGAACAAAACTAGTGTGCACTTAAATTTAAAACGCTGAGAGATAATTCAAGTAACATCTGGTTTTGTAGTAAAACCCACATTTTGGCCCTTTCCTACACAAGACTATCTTAAGTATAAAGCAGCTGACTGTCAGACTATGGTCCGACAAAGAAATAGATACACAGGGGAAGATTTCCAGAAAGCAGCGATTTGTTTCAAGTTCCCTTCCTTGCAACATTAGCATTTTTCAAGGTAAGCCTGTTGAGACACAGGTGTAAGGAGCGAAGGGGCAGGTGGGGAAATTATTGGAAATCTTAGTTGCTATCAAGTGGATGATGAACAGCAGCCTTCCAAGCAATGTTTGTAGCTGAACTGTATGGAAATATGGTGGCTTCTGGGAAAGAGTTTAATCGctctttgaaaaatgctcattgtCGTTGTTGTTTTGGCTGGTGTCACTGCTTAAAATGCAGAATGTATCCATCACACTCCTTGTGATAACTCCTCAATACATTACAACACAAAGACGTTTATAACGTAAACTCCAcacatgctatttttttttcttaaaaaaaaggaaacaaaacaaaaccaaaaaaaaagagagaagaccgAAGCTAAACTGCTTTAAATACTGCATGCTACAGTACTTCCAATGTATCATCAAGATACAACACTGAAGGTGACAAAAGGCGAAGGGATTACAAAATATTCTCAGCAGGTTGGAGGTTGCCCTCGTATTGTGGCAGAGTGTCGCCCCTCCCCGTATTCTATTTCTAATGTCCATGATTCTAGTGCTGGATTGGCCATGTTATTTATTCTTATCCATTCTAGTTAACAGCGCTTCCTTAGCTTAGTTAAATCCGTCGGTATGGTAGCTGGTGTGGGAGTCTGCCGTGAGTTGGGTCGTCTCTGTGGCTGAGGCTGGCTGTATCACAATAGGTGTATCAGAGGTctctgaaaaataaataacatcttCCTTAGAGTTATTTCTTCCAATTGCTAAGAGGGGTCATCTAGTTAAGACTAGGACTGTCAAAAGCAACTCGCCAGGGCCAcgtaaaaaaaaataatgccaTTTTCTTATTCCCTGAGGTTACAACTGACCAATATCAATATGTGCaggcagcaggagacagcagTCTCCTTTGCGGGTTGAAAAGCTGAGTTAGACTGCCGTGTGGCTGTAATTTCTACAATACTTCCTTCTCTCAGAGACAATGGCTTGGTTCATCAtttctccatccatttcaaacTAACAAAAGCAATTCATTTAGTTATTTAAATAGCATATCCTTAGTTCATACAACAGCAAAGGCTCATTTATAATAATTTGCAAGGTGTAcgtggccggggggtgggggtgggcgggagctttcattcatccatccatctatccctTGCTAACCAAATTAACAAATACACTATTGCCTATCCACTTGAGACCAAGCCAACTCATTTCATTTGAACATAAGCATACCATTGTGTGCCtttacagtggcctggttcagacaacacgctaagccatgctgcttaagcatgttaagcagcatggtttagcgtgttgtctgaaccaggccacagtcaTGCCTCGCAGAGTAGCTGACCAGACCTCTGCTTCATACAGGAAGGTATCTGGCAGTCTTCGAGAAGCCAATCCTTAAACATTTTAATCTGCAGCACTGGGTGCCTCCTGACCAGTTGCAGTTTCAACGTCTCACCAAATCACCTCCTTCTCGTCTTCTAACTTGTGATCTTTAGTCATTTCTCCTCTGGCAGATCTGGAGGGCCAAGACTTACCCCTCTCATCTGACTGTAGCTGTGCCTCCAAGTCTTCAGGGGAGACATAGTATTCTTGCTCTTCTCCTTCAGGGGGTTTTGGTTTACACTTTCCACAGCAACAGTTACAGCAacagcagagacagcagcagcagtagcagcctgTTATGAGCCCACAGAACACAAACAGCGCCTGCACAGAGGAAAGAGATCGTATATAGAACCAGCACAAAAACCCACCTCTGCTACTGAGGCGATGAACACCAACTTAATGTATATCTCATGCTATGTCACCTGGGACACAATAGCTGAAAACAGCGACTCAAATGTAAGCAGCATGCACCCTCCTGTGCAAAGAACACCCCAGCAGAGAATGTGGAATAGGATGGGAAGCCCTCACTCAAAGTGGCCGCCTCGGGCCATCTCCCCGCTGCCTTGTGGGTCCATGCAACTCCCCAAGACCCATTTCTAATTTGGCCTTGTCCTGCTATTGGTCTGGCCCCATCTCCGTGTGGTGTATTGGCCAAGGTGGAGTTtctaagacagcctttcccaataaggtgcccaccagatgtattGTTctgtaactcccattatcccccggACAGCATTGCCATTAAGCATACTGGCTtgagatggcagcagctgcagtACAACACAActgaaaggcatcaggttggggaaggctgttcaagGGGAGAAGAACATGGTGAGAATTCAAAAGATGGGGTgacacagctgaaaaggccctccccagATTGCCACAAGAAGCAGACGTGCCGTCAACTCAACAACCAGGAGGCCTTCATCTCTAGATCTCAGTGGATGGGCAGGTTGACATAGGACAAGGGGCTCCCTCGACTAGCTTGCTGAGGTCTTATATGTCAACATCACTTTGAGCATGGCCCAGTAATGCATTGGCAGCAAGTGCCGTTCTCAGTGCAAAAGTGTAATATGCTCACAGTAGGCTGCCCCACCTAGTTCTGCATTAGCTGCAGTTTTCAGATCAGTCTCAAGGGAAGCGCCATAGAGTGCATTGCTGTAATCCTATATTGAGCTTGCAAGGATCACCAGGAGTAAAAGGAACTCCTAGTCACCAAATCCACCTGGGCctacagtgacagagatggttcaagcACTTCcctccaagctacaaacctgatctttcagggggagtgcaaccctgtccagaacagaTAACCTGCTTAATTCCTGGACATGGAAACCAACCATCCAaccatcttgtcaggattcagcctcAGCCTATTTGCCCTCATTCAGCCCTGCACTGCTTCCAgccactgatccaggacttgcacaacTGCACCTGATCCAGATGTCACAGACAAATGGAGCTGGGTGCCATCAACATACTGATGACGACACCATGCCCTAAATCTTCTAATGATCACTCCTAACAGCTTCATATAGAAGGCAAATAGAAGGGGACAAGGTACTGTGGCACTCCACAGTACCAATCTGAGGCGGGGGGTTGCCTACAGTCACCCAATGCAACTCTCTGAAACTAGTACTAtgagtaggagcagaaccactgcaacacagtgcctttTACACCAACCCACAGGACCAGTCCAGTAGAatactatggttgatggtatcaaaagccgctgaaagatcaaggagaatcaacagggttacaCTCCCCCGACTCTCTCCTGATAAAAGTCATCAAGGCTGATTTTGTCTCAAAACCAGACCTGAAACCAGACCAGAATAGGCCTAAACTAGTTTTCTCTAAATCTTTTGCACTACAATCTAACTTCGCAGTTGCTCAGTTTAAGAAACCCTTTGATGTGTTTTAAGTGTTGGCCTATTGTCCCTTTCCGGACTTTCAAACACCATTTTGCGGTGGTGAGAGCATCAAAAGATGACCTTTCCACCCCGCCCCTTGACctttccaccccgccccttcacGATCACATAAAGCGTTCCTATGAAACTGCCCACATATGGTAGAATTGCAAGCTACTATGTCTTGAAATGATATGAAGGGCATGACTGCATAAGCCACGCTAAAGGGCAGGGTAttgaatgtattttattaaaatatttctgaacCTATCAGTGCTATTAGTGTTGACCAGAGTTGTCTAAGCTTATGGCTTCTTATTAATTTTATTACCCAAAGTCTTACTAATACATCTAAGATGCATCCACAAGCACGAAGAGACGTTAAGCTGTCTCCTCAAATGCCTGGCATGGGCTTGTCGTTTCAGAACTGCTAGCTTAGAGAGCCGTTTCTATTTCCCATATATATGCCACCCAGTTCCCTGATACACTGTGCTCATACATCTTTTTTTCTCAAGACAAAGAACCAGGAGGAAAGAAAACGTAATCGTGTCTGATTCATCAAAACGGGAAATCagtacatgcaaaaaaaaaagaatggcaaAACATGATATGCGAGAGCTCTAAATGTTAAAAGACCACAAGATCGTTTTGTGTAGTAGACTTAATTGAGTCATGTCTTCTTCAAACCACAAGGTGCCTACAAAAGCATTCTAGGTTTTTCAAGAGACCACATTTCAAAGACTGATGCTCATGGAATATTACTAAAATCAGTTTTACTTTTTGCCCCAGAATCCATAGTTTGTTATGGCTATAATTTAATCAATTTGGTTATGTCTTAGAAATGTTAATAGTTGTTAATTGGGCaccagacttttttaaaaatatattttaatagaaTTATTTACAAAATTGAAGATAGCGACTGCCATCTTAAAGGGGGGCATTCATTCCAGTTCTCTCTCATATAGAAGCAAATGTTTCTACTAACATGTCTGCTACAACACATGTGCATTAtctaaataaaaaaggaagcatGCCTCTTGCTTCAGAAACATTtttatccttatttatttatttacagcagtcttcctcaacctggggcgctccagatgtgttggactacaactcccagaatgccccagccagctggctggggcattctgggagatgcagtccaacacatctggagcgccccaggttgaggaaggctgatttactgtatttatatatcactccccattcaagaattttggactGGTGGACAAAGAGAATAAAAGAATtacaaaagcagaacaaaaacacattaaaagtacagttttaaaagaaacgaagtgcaaataaaaccttGGCTGGTCATTaaaaggaaagcttcctggaacaacgttttcaggaggcgctgaatggaatacaaagttggcacctgacTGACCTccaagaggcagggaattccataggaggggggccaccacaatgaaggctcttcatatgcaaatttgatcAATAGATTGActtaaatcctggcaagacggaagccctgtgggtgagtggtccccgagtccgggagacaggctcattgcctgttctggatggggttgctctgcctctgaaagaacaagttcgtagtttgggggtactcttagacccatttctgtcgtcggaggctcaagtagccgccacggctcagagtgccttttaccatcttcggttggttcgccaactacggcctctcctggacagggatagcttgaccacggtggtacaggcattggtaacctcaagattggattactgcaacgcgctctatgtggggctgcccttgaagctgctccggaagctggagctagtgcagaatgctgcagctcggctgttgtctggagctgcccctttccagcatgtaactcctctgctgagggaactgcactggctgcctattcgctaccgggccaggttgaaggttcttgtacttgtgtacaaagccctaaacaacttgggaccaggatacctgagagagcgccttctcccttaccaacctgcccggtcactgaggtcatccgagggcctgctcctggtggttccacacagatccatcctccgattagaatccaccaggggaagagccttcagcgtggtggcccccctcctgtggaattccctgcctctggaggtcaggcaggctccaaccttgtactcctttcggcgcctcctgaaaacgtctttattccaagaagcctttctttaacatgcagccttggatttctgtttttgcttctttttaaattttgttttagctgtttttattctgtttttattttcattttaccttgtacaccgctctgaaatttttcaatggggagcggtatataaatattctaaataaataaataaataaataaatgcatatgatTAATGaatcaaaatatatttaatcagGTTGCAGCCCTCTATTTTTCCAATACTAATTTTCCTAGAcgtggagagagggaaagagactcAGCAGCCTAGAAAACTGTTTTGAAGTTGCCTGAAGAAAGCCTAAATACTTGATGTCCTTAATGGCTTTTTGGAAAAACAACACATCTTCTGGGTAGGCAACAGAATTATTCAAGAGTCCATAGGATTACTATGTTCTAAGCCAAAAGCAAaagcagagggagaaaagcatccaatgaagtgaaaagaaaggagaaacaaattctcaggatgctgaactttttatttgtaggttgtaaagcccgacgcgtttcagcctgtaccttttcaagcccttcttcagggggctgtaaatatttaaaatactacCAGGCCGAAACACGTCGGGCTttacaacctacaaataaaaagttcagcaacctgagaattcgtttctcccttcttttcactatGTTCTAAGCCAAGAACAGCCCAGAATAGAATgcacacaccacttacctttgcCCACCAGCTGGATAGCACAAAGTACGTGTTCACATTTTCCTCTCCAAACTGTTCTGCTACATACAGACCCAAGGAGCCATACTTATCATAGATATTTCGTTTTGTAGCATCAGTCAATATTGCATGTGCATTGTTGATCTCTTTAAATTTATCCGCAGCTTCTGGATTATCTGGATTCTTATCGGGGTGATATTTTAATGCAAGTTTCCTATGGAAGGAAGAAACCATATGAAGAGCAAAGAACAGCTAAGAACAGCTACCACTCTCAACAGTCCCTCTGCCCATGTCTGCTCCTAATAGCCTACAAGgtacacttcatagaatcatagaatcatagaatagcagagttggaaggggcctacaaggccatcgagtccaaccccctgctcaatgcaggaatccaccctaaagcatccctgacagagggttgtccagctgcctcttgaaggcctccagtgtgggagagcccacaacctccctaggtaactgcttccattgtcgtactgctctaacggtcaggaagtttttcctgatgtccagctggaatctggcttccattatcttgagcccgttattccgtgtcctgcattctgggaggatcgagaagagatcctggccctcctctgtgtgacaaccttttaagtctttgaagagtgctatcatgtcttccctcaatctcctcttctccaggctaaacatgcccagttctttcagtctctcttcatagggctttgtttccagacccctgatcttcctttgGGCAAACATCTGTTCACGTGGGAATTACTCATTAAACAGATGTTTGCGTAAAGCAAGGAACTGCTTTTGCCAGTTAACTTTTCTGTCAAGAGGAACAAAAGAcgaaactattttatttttatgtgttatttatttattaaaacatatgtatcctgccctattatcacagggatctcagggcagcttaaCTGTGCACGTAGATTTCACAAAAGATGAGACATCTACATAGGAAACTATCCACAAACCTGCAAAGCAAACTCCATACGCGTTTTGCAGGAAAGATCTGTGAAGCTAAGTGGGCAAGAATCTAGCCTGATGGCAGATGTTTCCTCAAAATCCACAGGTTCTTTCATACCCACAGAACACGTGCCATTTCTAGGTTTGCGTGCATTTCTCCGTGAGTTTCCTTTAGCAGcagtgggagtgggtggggtgggtgggcacagcCCTGGAATTGTCCCTTCAAGTCAGATTTTCATAAATCACCTTTTCAGACATCTCTGACTATTTCTTTCTATTCTGAGACATTGCAGGAATACGGACGTGCGTTGGGACCCAGCATTTTGCCAGAAATCCAAGGGACAAAAGCTTTCTCACTAAGCCAATATGACAAAATGGTCACTGCTGACCTCTAGTGTAAAATTCAGTTTACTGCAATTTATCAGTTGTAAACTCCTCCACATTACCCCTGGACTCTCCTATTAAGACTACTGTCAGTGAATCAGTGATTTTTTTAAGGCTATAGCTATTTGAAAtgtaatcccacccccacccacccacccaattctaAGGCAAAACCATTAAAGGCTGTGATTAAACGTTCAATGAGGCAAACAGACTGAACGTATTACTACAGATAAGATATATTGCCAAGACTCACCACTGAGTCATAGAAGCTTCCTCCATTGCCCGTAAAATGGCTATGATGAAGACACAACTTCTTAAAACAATGTTTTGTTGAAGACTGGCAAGAAACCTAAATCATGATTCTAACCTATTACTCTACATATATTAGCAGAGATTTTATTACGTGACAGTACAGTCTGCAAATGGTGAATTCTGAATAGTAGCCTGAACAAATCCAACAGGTTCTCATTATCTTAAGATACAGCGGGCAGTTTCACAGCAAATAGCCCATTACCCTAAAGGAAGTAGGTAAATATTTAACTAGTATCTTGTACTCAACAGTCAATGTTTCTGTTCTTTTGGGGAGAAAGTTTCACACCCGTAGCATTTTGATCAACACTAAGCTGATCAGCTAATGGGGAATGTAAACTCTTCCATAAAGGAATCCAATTAACTCTGTATCTGCATTAACAATTAATATATattagaaaaaattcagaggaaGTCTTTAAAGAAACATACTCTCCAAAAATCAAACGATGCTTACAGGATAGCAAGGGCTACAAGAGCACAGAAGACATAAAAAATACAAACAGTGTTAAAGGCAAcaagcagaaataaaataaatgaaaaccttTCTAAACAGTTCAAAATCTCTTACCCACATGATCCTTCTGATATGTTCCAAAAGAAAATAGAAGTCACAATGAAATCCCAAAAGCCAGAGGGATAGCAATGGCTGTTTGAATTTCCTCAATGTTTATACTCTAAAATATCATTACCTTGTAGAAATTACTAACTAGAAAAATGTCTCTGATCGTCACTCCTAAACAAGGGACTCTCTGAAGTTTAAACCATAACTTAAAAAGCGTTTCTCACTTACAGGTTAGCACATTACAAATGATGCATTTTCTACTAAGGATCGAAAGAAAATACAGGACAATAGGTCATATCTGAGCATATTTTGAGGCTGCTCAGAAAACACAGTGTAggttgcttagcatgttgtctgaacatgctggttagcatgttgtctga containing:
- the DNAJC5 gene encoding dnaJ homolog subfamily C member 5, with translation MGDQRQRSLSTSGESLYHVLGLDKNATSDDIKKSYRKLALKYHPDKNPDNPEAADKFKEINNAHAILTDATKRNIYDKYGSLGLYVAEQFGEENVNTYFVLSSWWAKALFVFCGLITGCYCCCCLCCCCNCCCGKCKPKPPEGEEQEYYVSPEDLEAQLQSDERETSDTPIVIQPASATETTQLTADSHTSYHTDGFN